From Ramlibacter tataouinensis, the proteins below share one genomic window:
- the gmd gene encoding GDP-mannose 4,6-dehydratase, with translation MGIAAGLTEKTAKEAKTAIVTGVTGQDGAYLCALLLEKGYSVHGTYRRTSSVNFWRLEEVGVRDHPRLNLVEYDLTDLGASISLLQRAQPDEVYNLAAQSFVGVSFEQPTTTAQITGLGTLNLLEAIRLTNPKIRFYQASTSEMFGKVQAVPQREDTPFYPRSPYGVAKLFAHWTAVNYRESYDIFATSGILFNHESPLRGREFVTRKITDTVARIKLGKQDVLELGNIDARRDWGYAKEYVEGMWRMLQVDEPDTFVLATHRTVPVRDFVRMAFSGAGMQVEFRGSGVDETAVDVATGKVVMKVNPKFYRPAEVDLLIGDPSRARDKLGWEARTSLEELCALMVDADLRRNERGFSF, from the coding sequence ATGGGGATCGCAGCCGGATTGACCGAGAAGACCGCCAAAGAGGCCAAGACTGCCATCGTCACGGGCGTGACCGGCCAGGACGGCGCCTACCTCTGTGCGCTCCTGCTGGAGAAGGGCTATTCGGTCCACGGAACCTACCGTCGCACGAGTTCGGTGAATTTCTGGCGGCTCGAGGAAGTCGGGGTGCGCGACCACCCGCGCCTGAATCTGGTCGAGTACGACCTGACGGACCTGGGCGCCAGCATCTCCCTGCTGCAGCGGGCACAGCCCGACGAGGTCTACAACCTGGCCGCGCAGAGTTTCGTCGGGGTCAGCTTCGAGCAACCCACGACCACCGCGCAGATCACCGGCCTGGGCACACTGAACCTGCTCGAGGCGATCCGCCTGACCAACCCGAAGATCCGCTTCTATCAGGCCTCGACCTCTGAGATGTTCGGCAAGGTGCAGGCGGTGCCACAGCGGGAGGACACCCCTTTCTATCCGCGCAGCCCCTATGGCGTCGCCAAGCTGTTCGCGCACTGGACGGCGGTCAACTACCGCGAAAGCTACGACATCTTCGCCACCAGCGGGATCCTGTTCAACCACGAATCGCCGCTGCGTGGCCGCGAGTTCGTGACGCGCAAGATCACGGACACCGTGGCGCGCATCAAGCTCGGCAAGCAGGACGTGCTGGAACTGGGCAACATCGACGCGCGGCGCGATTGGGGCTATGCCAAGGAATATGTCGAAGGCATGTGGCGCATGCTGCAGGTGGACGAGCCGGACACTTTCGTGCTGGCGACCCACCGCACCGTGCCCGTGCGTGACTTCGTGCGGATGGCCTTCTCCGGCGCCGGGATGCAAGTGGAATTCCGCGGCAGCGGTGTCGATGAAACGGCAGTCGATGTCGCGACCGGCAAGGTGGTCATGAAGGTCAACCCGAAGTTTTACCGCCCGGCGGAAGTCGACCTCCTGATCGGCGATCCTTCACGGGCGCGCGACAAGCTCGGCTGGGAGGCGCGCACTTCGCTGGAAGAGCTGTGCGCGTTGATGGTCGACGCCGACCTGCGTCGCAACGAGCGGGGCTTCTCGTTTTGA
- a CDS encoding GDP-mannose 4,6-dehydratase, with protein MRIALTGSDGFTGRHFQAVAEREGHEVLPFRADLTDAAATQAEAAAVQADALVHLAAISFVGHHDEHRFYDVNLFGTLNLLDALAKTGRPWRRILLASSANVYGNCEQSPIAESQPPAPVNHYAMSKVASELMARSRFPQLPVVITRPFNYTGPGQHEAFVIPKLVGHFKRRSPTVNLGNLDVQREYNDVRFVCEAYLRLLELGTPGSAYNICTGITHDFNAVIGLLQDLTGHRIEVRTDPALVRANEVHRLCGDPARLQQTIGATTAYQLQDTLAWMLAS; from the coding sequence TTGAGGATCGCGCTGACCGGCAGCGACGGCTTCACGGGCCGCCATTTCCAGGCCGTCGCCGAGCGCGAGGGCCATGAAGTCCTGCCGTTCCGCGCCGACCTCACCGATGCCGCAGCAACCCAGGCCGAAGCGGCAGCGGTGCAGGCCGATGCGCTGGTCCACCTGGCCGCCATCAGCTTCGTGGGCCACCATGACGAGCACCGCTTCTACGACGTCAACCTGTTCGGCACCCTCAACCTGCTCGACGCCCTGGCCAAAACCGGACGGCCGTGGCGCCGCATTCTGCTGGCCAGCAGCGCCAATGTGTATGGCAACTGCGAGCAATCGCCGATCGCCGAGTCGCAGCCGCCCGCGCCGGTCAACCACTATGCGATGAGCAAGGTGGCGTCCGAACTGATGGCCCGCAGCCGGTTCCCGCAGCTTCCCGTCGTGATCACCCGGCCGTTCAACTACACCGGCCCGGGCCAGCATGAGGCTTTCGTGATCCCGAAGCTGGTCGGGCACTTCAAGAGGCGCAGTCCCACCGTTAACCTGGGCAACCTGGACGTCCAGCGCGAGTACAACGACGTGCGCTTCGTCTGCGAAGCTTACCTGCGCCTGCTGGAACTTGGCACGCCGGGGTCGGCCTACAACATCTGCACCGGCATCACCCACGACTTCAACGCCGTGATCGGGTTGCTGCAGGATCTCACCGGCCACCGGATCGAGGTCCGGACCGATCCCGCCCTGGTGCGCGCGAACGAAGTGCACCGCCTGTGCGGGGACCCGGCGCGCCTGCAGCAGACGATCGGTGCCACGACCGCCTACCAGCTGCAGGACACGCTCGCCTGGATGCTGGCGAGCTGA
- a CDS encoding hemerythrin domain-containing protein, producing the protein MDIFDALLESHELQRAICRRLLAQVGDAKARTRTFDELKAELAAHETAEERTFYVPLIEHDETVEAARHGIAEHHEMDEMVEQLDKLDQGSAEWLELIGKLVHQIEHHLKEEEEKFFPQAREVLSRHQQKGLGEPYREEHDRLRAKEDAP; encoded by the coding sequence ATGGACATCTTCGACGCCCTGCTTGAAAGCCATGAGCTGCAACGCGCGATCTGCCGCCGCCTGCTGGCCCAGGTCGGCGACGCCAAGGCGCGCACGCGGACCTTCGACGAGTTGAAGGCCGAGCTGGCCGCGCACGAAACCGCCGAGGAGCGCACGTTCTACGTGCCGCTCATCGAGCACGACGAGACTGTGGAAGCGGCGCGGCACGGCATCGCCGAGCACCACGAGATGGACGAGATGGTGGAGCAACTGGACAAGCTCGACCAGGGATCGGCCGAATGGCTGGAGCTGATCGGCAAGCTGGTCCACCAGATCGAGCACCACCTGAAGGAAGAGGAAGAGAAGTTCTTCCCGCAGGCGCGCGAGGTGTTGTCGCGCCATCAGCAGAAGGGCCTGGGCGAGCCCTACCGGGAGGAGCACGACCGCCTGCGCGCCAAGGAAGACGCGCCCTGA
- a CDS encoding glycosyltransferase: MRVLHVYKSYYPDTLGGIEQVINQLGKGLAALGDESRVFTLSPGAHPAVLRRPEGEVHRSRVTLEIASNPISIDAFAEFRRQLQWADVVHYQFPWPFGDLLHVLHGCDKPSVVSYQSDIVRQKWLLRAYTPLMNRFLRAATAVVATSPQYRDSSPVLARLGPQVRVIPNGIDEASYPQPSAAEVERWRGEVGEGFFLFVGVLRYYKGLETLLRAAKDLRGRIVVAGTGPEAERLRQHAERESLANVRFLGAISDEDKMCLLRLAGGFVFPSHLRSEAFGMSLVEAAMCGKPMITCEIGTGTSFINVDGVTGWVVGPDDAAALRDAMRRLLDSPALAGEMGVAARRRFEELFTATRMARSYHELYRELLPQPTSALA; the protein is encoded by the coding sequence ATGAGAGTCCTGCACGTCTACAAGAGCTACTATCCCGACACCCTAGGGGGCATCGAACAGGTCATCAACCAGCTGGGCAAGGGCCTGGCTGCACTCGGCGACGAGTCCCGGGTGTTCACCCTCAGCCCCGGCGCCCACCCGGCAGTGCTGCGCCGGCCCGAGGGCGAGGTGCACCGCAGCCGCGTCACGCTCGAGATCGCCTCCAACCCGATTTCGATCGACGCCTTTGCCGAGTTCCGGCGCCAGTTGCAGTGGGCGGACGTGGTGCACTACCAGTTCCCCTGGCCCTTCGGGGACCTGCTGCACGTGCTGCACGGCTGCGACAAGCCGAGCGTGGTCTCCTACCAGTCGGACATCGTCCGGCAGAAGTGGCTGCTGCGGGCGTACACGCCCCTGATGAACCGCTTCCTGCGCGCGGCGACGGCCGTGGTGGCGACCTCACCGCAGTACCGCGACAGCAGCCCGGTGCTGGCGCGCCTGGGCCCGCAGGTGCGCGTGATCCCCAACGGCATCGACGAAGCCAGCTATCCCCAGCCTTCGGCAGCGGAGGTCGAGCGCTGGCGCGGCGAGGTCGGCGAGGGCTTCTTCCTGTTCGTGGGCGTGCTGCGCTACTACAAGGGCCTGGAAACGCTGCTGCGGGCGGCGAAGGACCTGCGCGGCCGCATCGTGGTCGCGGGCACGGGCCCCGAGGCCGAGCGTCTGCGCCAGCATGCCGAACGCGAGTCGCTGGCCAACGTGCGCTTCCTCGGCGCCATCAGCGACGAGGACAAGATGTGCCTGCTGCGCCTGGCCGGTGGCTTCGTCTTTCCGTCCCACCTGCGCTCCGAGGCTTTCGGCATGTCGCTGGTGGAGGCCGCGATGTGCGGCAAGCCGATGATCACCTGCGAAATCGGCACCGGCACCTCTTTCATCAACGTCGACGGCGTGACAGGCTGGGTCGTGGGGCCCGATGACGCGGCGGCATTGCGCGATGCCATGCGCCGCCTGCTCGATTCACCCGCCCTGGCCGGCGAGATGGGCGTAGCCGCGCGGCGCCGCTTCGAGGAACTGTTCACCGCGACGCGCATGGCGCGCAGCTACCACGAGCTCTATCGCGAGCTCCTGCCTCAGCCGACGAGCGCCCTCGCATAG
- a CDS encoding TetR/AcrR family transcriptional regulator has protein sequence MKKAPRRTAERILEVSLDLFNRFGEPNVSTTLISSELNISPGNLYYHYPAKDELINALFDRYEQALNELLGASDGVRDVEDAWFFMHTLFELIWKYRFLYRDLNDLLSKNRKLETHFQGVLKNKTRAIRAMLTGMSRAGAVDMDSREVDPTATGMVVLLTYWLSYEYVRDPRHALEPGSAQQALLRGAHHVLNLLVPYLEPGQRAHFLGLVSAYESPPTGISGDSHGQVDGISSRR, from the coding sequence ATGAAGAAGGCGCCGCGCCGCACCGCCGAGCGGATCCTGGAGGTCTCGCTCGACCTCTTCAATCGCTTCGGCGAGCCGAACGTCTCCACGACCCTGATCTCCAGCGAACTCAACATCAGTCCGGGCAACCTCTACTACCACTACCCGGCCAAGGACGAGCTGATCAACGCGCTGTTCGACCGCTACGAGCAGGCGCTGAACGAACTGCTGGGCGCGAGCGACGGCGTCCGCGACGTCGAGGATGCGTGGTTCTTCATGCACACGCTGTTCGAGTTGATCTGGAAGTACCGCTTCCTCTATCGCGACCTGAACGACCTGCTGTCCAAGAACCGCAAGCTGGAAACGCACTTCCAGGGGGTGCTGAAAAACAAGACGCGGGCGATCCGCGCGATGCTGACCGGCATGAGCCGCGCCGGCGCGGTGGACATGGACTCGCGCGAGGTCGACCCCACGGCCACCGGCATGGTGGTGCTGCTCACCTATTGGCTGAGCTACGAATACGTGCGCGATCCGCGCCATGCGCTCGAACCGGGAAGCGCGCAGCAGGCTTTGCTGCGTGGAGCGCACCATGTGCTGAATCTGCTGGTACCCTATCTCGAACCGGGCCAGCGCGCTCACTTCCTCGGATTGGTGTCCGCCTACGAAAGTCCGCCGACAGGGATTTCTGGAGACAGCCATGGGCAGGTGGACGGTATTTCCTCACGCCGGTGA
- a CDS encoding SDR family oxidoreductase has translation MHYFVTGATGFIGKRLVRKLLERKGSMVHFLLREETRDKIDALREYWGVSAARAVPVFGDLTGKKLGVSAADLKHLKGQVDHVYHLAAVYDLSSDEESQVAGNIDGTRSAVEFARAIDAGHFHHVSSIAAAGLYEGVFREDMFAEAENYEHPYFMTKHESEKIVRQECKVPWTVYRPAMVVGDSRTGEMDKIDGPYYFFKLIQRMRQLLPPWMPTIGLEGGRVNIVPVDFVVDALDHLSHLGGIAKKCFHLVDPVGYRVGDVLDIFSRAAHAPKMSLFVNAALLGFIPKSVKKGLLALAPVRRIRNAVMKDLGLPEDILQFVNYPTRFDCRESLAALKGSGIGCPNLKDYAWRLWDYWERHLDPDLHIDRSLKGAVGGKVVLVTGGSSGIGLAAAHRFAQAGATTIICGRDQDKLDDACREARDQGYEFIAYPVDLAEGADCERFVQLLVEKHGGVDFLINNAGRSIRRAIESSYDRFHDFERTMQLNYFGCLRVTMGLLPGMVARHAGHVVNISSIGVLTNAPRFSAYVASKAALDAWTRCAASEFADRGITFTTINMPLVRTPMIAPTNLYNNVPTLSPEEAADMIAQACILKPVRIATRLGTAGELLHALAPRVAQITMNTSFRMFPDSSAAKGDKSGKPQLSPEAIAMQQMMRGIHF, from the coding sequence ATGCACTATTTCGTCACCGGCGCCACCGGGTTCATCGGCAAGCGGCTGGTCAGGAAGCTGCTCGAGCGCAAGGGCTCGATGGTCCATTTCCTGCTGCGCGAGGAAACCCGGGACAAGATCGATGCGCTGCGCGAGTACTGGGGCGTTTCCGCGGCCCGGGCCGTGCCGGTGTTCGGCGATCTCACCGGCAAGAAGCTGGGCGTGTCCGCCGCCGACCTGAAACACCTGAAGGGGCAGGTGGACCATGTGTACCACCTGGCCGCCGTGTACGACCTGTCGTCCGACGAGGAGAGCCAGGTCGCCGGCAACATCGACGGCACCCGCAGCGCAGTCGAGTTCGCCCGCGCGATCGACGCCGGCCACTTCCACCACGTGTCCTCGATCGCCGCGGCGGGCCTGTACGAAGGCGTGTTCCGCGAGGACATGTTCGCGGAGGCCGAGAACTACGAGCACCCGTACTTCATGACCAAGCACGAGAGCGAGAAGATCGTTCGGCAGGAATGCAAGGTGCCGTGGACCGTGTACCGCCCCGCCATGGTGGTCGGCGACAGCCGCACCGGCGAGATGGACAAGATCGACGGTCCCTACTATTTCTTCAAGCTGATCCAGCGCATGCGGCAGCTGCTGCCGCCCTGGATGCCCACCATCGGCCTGGAAGGCGGGCGCGTCAACATCGTGCCGGTGGATTTCGTGGTGGATGCGCTCGACCACCTCAGCCATCTGGGCGGCATCGCGAAGAAGTGCTTCCACCTGGTCGATCCAGTGGGCTATCGGGTCGGCGACGTGCTGGACATCTTCAGCCGCGCCGCGCACGCGCCGAAGATGAGCCTGTTCGTCAACGCCGCGCTGCTCGGGTTCATTCCGAAGAGCGTGAAGAAGGGGCTGCTGGCGCTGGCGCCGGTGCGCCGCATCCGCAACGCGGTCATGAAGGACCTCGGGCTGCCCGAGGACATCCTGCAGTTCGTCAACTACCCCACGCGCTTCGACTGCCGCGAATCGCTGGCGGCGCTGAAGGGCTCCGGCATCGGATGCCCGAACCTGAAGGACTACGCCTGGCGCCTGTGGGACTACTGGGAACGGCACCTCGACCCGGACCTGCACATCGACCGATCGCTCAAGGGGGCCGTCGGCGGCAAGGTGGTGCTGGTGACCGGCGGTTCGTCGGGCATCGGCCTGGCGGCGGCGCACCGCTTCGCCCAGGCCGGCGCGACCACCATCATCTGCGGGCGCGACCAGGACAAGCTCGACGACGCCTGCCGCGAGGCGCGGGACCAGGGCTACGAGTTCATCGCCTATCCGGTGGACCTGGCCGAAGGCGCCGACTGCGAGCGCTTCGTGCAGCTGCTGGTGGAAAAGCACGGCGGCGTCGACTTCCTCATCAACAACGCCGGTCGCTCGATCCGGCGCGCGATCGAATCGAGCTACGACCGCTTCCACGACTTCGAGCGCACCATGCAGCTCAACTATTTCGGCTGCCTGCGCGTGACCATGGGCCTGCTGCCGGGCATGGTCGCCCGGCACGCCGGCCACGTGGTGAACATCAGCTCGATCGGTGTGCTCACCAATGCACCGCGCTTTTCCGCCTACGTGGCCTCGAAAGCGGCGCTGGACGCCTGGACGCGCTGCGCCGCCAGCGAATTCGCCGACCGCGGCATCACCTTCACCACCATCAACATGCCGCTGGTGCGCACGCCGATGATCGCGCCGACCAACCTCTACAACAACGTGCCGACGCTGTCGCCCGAGGAAGCGGCCGACATGATCGCGCAGGCCTGCATCCTCAAGCCGGTGCGCATCGCCACGCGCCTGGGAACCGCCGGCGAGCTGCTGCACGCGCTGGCCCCGCGCGTGGCGCAGATCACCATGAACACCAGCTTCCGGATGTTCCCGGATTCGTCGGCGGCCAAGGGCGACAAGTCCGGCAAGCCGCAGCTGTCGCCCGAGGCGATCGCCATGCAGCAGATGATGCGGGGCATCCACTTCTGA
- a CDS encoding glycosyltransferase family 4 protein, with protein sequence MSATRVVFGGAALTVPLTGVGQYSFQLASRLARDPALDMLFFYGREFGREVRAGGSPRVLRSRRWVRDIVPNVYTMQRWLRQRRFDAGMRAGQFDLYHEPNFLPLRFDGPIVLTVHDLSWVRYPQTHPAERVRDMDRYFEPGLRRATLVLTVSEFVRRELIEVFGLAPQRVLAIPNGLDPVFRPMPAPATRDVLAAHGLSHGAYFLSLGTLEPRKNIETTLRAYARLPQELRQRLPLVLAGMKGWRTSAIDSVMAPLLASGQVRLLGFVEREALAAVTAGALALVYPSLYEGFGLPPLEAMGCGVPAIVSNVSSLPEVVGDAGIQVAPMDDAQLADAMRGLAEDAGLRARLSLRSLERAAAFTWDRCAAETKAAYARALVG encoded by the coding sequence ATGTCAGCCACCCGGGTGGTCTTCGGCGGTGCGGCCCTCACCGTGCCCCTGACCGGCGTCGGCCAGTATTCCTTCCAGTTGGCCAGCCGGCTGGCGCGCGATCCGGCCCTGGACATGCTGTTCTTCTACGGGCGCGAATTCGGGCGCGAGGTCCGCGCCGGCGGCAGCCCGCGCGTGCTGCGCTCGCGCCGCTGGGTGCGCGACATCGTGCCCAACGTGTACACCATGCAGCGCTGGCTGCGGCAGCGCCGCTTCGACGCCGGCATGCGCGCCGGCCAGTTCGACCTGTACCACGAGCCGAACTTCCTGCCACTGCGTTTCGACGGGCCGATCGTGCTCACGGTGCACGACCTGTCGTGGGTGCGCTATCCGCAGACGCACCCGGCCGAACGCGTGCGCGACATGGACCGGTACTTCGAGCCGGGGCTGCGCCGGGCGACCCTCGTGCTCACGGTGTCGGAGTTCGTGCGCCGCGAGCTCATCGAGGTGTTCGGGCTGGCGCCGCAGCGCGTGCTGGCCATCCCCAACGGCCTGGACCCGGTGTTCCGGCCCATGCCGGCGCCCGCCACGCGCGACGTCCTGGCCGCCCACGGCCTCTCGCATGGCGCCTACTTCCTTTCCCTCGGAACGCTGGAGCCGCGCAAGAACATCGAGACGACACTGCGCGCCTACGCTCGGCTGCCGCAGGAGCTGCGGCAGCGCCTGCCGCTGGTGCTGGCGGGCATGAAGGGCTGGCGTACCAGCGCGATCGACAGCGTCATGGCGCCGCTGCTGGCCAGCGGCCAGGTCCGCCTGCTCGGCTTCGTGGAGCGCGAGGCGCTGGCGGCTGTCACCGCCGGCGCGCTCGCCCTGGTGTATCCCTCGCTGTACGAAGGATTCGGCCTGCCGCCGCTCGAAGCCATGGGCTGCGGGGTGCCGGCGATCGTCTCCAATGTCAGCTCGCTGCCCGAGGTGGTGGGCGATGCCGGCATCCAGGTGGCCCCGATGGACGACGCGCAACTGGCCGATGCGATGCGCGGACTGGCCGAGGACGCCGGGCTGCGCGCCCGGCTGTCGCTGCGCTCCCTGGAGCGCGCGGCGGCATTCACCTGGGACCGCTGCGCGGCCGAGACCAAGGCGGCCTATGCGAGGGCGCTCGTCGGCTGA
- a CDS encoding patatin-like phospholipase family protein: MRSKLQSPRIALALAGGGPMGAIYEIGALCALDEALEGLDFNRLHHYVGVSAGAFIAAALANGMTPRQLCASFIEASGDPADVFDPAWLLVPAYGEIARRAASAPVLAASALWRGVLGRRSLAHSLERLGRCLPTGLFSSEPVELRLAKAFSRPGRTNDFRQLAARLTLVATDLDSGDAAPFGQPGWDQVPISRAVRASCALPGLFPPVEIDGRHYVDGALKKTLHASVALEDGADLLLCLNPLVPFNATGRDAAAGAAPQRIAEAGMPTVLSQTLRCMIHSRMELGMKHYERAYPGSDIVLVEPDGHDAELYLANTFSYSRRAQLAEHAYQQTRAWLRSQRDALAPRLERHGIVLRSARLDAPRRLITPRPPTRIGRAVASLHDALDELGCALEAA; encoded by the coding sequence ATGAGGTCCAAATTGCAGTCACCTCGCATCGCCCTGGCCCTCGCCGGCGGCGGACCCATGGGGGCGATCTACGAGATCGGCGCCTTGTGCGCCCTCGACGAGGCGCTGGAAGGGCTCGATTTCAACCGGCTGCATCACTACGTCGGCGTGTCGGCGGGCGCCTTCATCGCCGCGGCCCTGGCCAATGGCATGACGCCGCGCCAGCTTTGCGCCTCCTTCATCGAGGCCAGCGGCGACCCCGCGGACGTCTTCGATCCCGCCTGGTTGCTGGTGCCGGCCTACGGCGAGATCGCGCGCCGCGCCGCATCGGCGCCGGTCCTCGCGGCCTCGGCCCTGTGGCGCGGTGTGCTGGGCCGGCGATCGCTGGCGCACTCGCTGGAGCGGCTCGGCCGCTGCCTGCCGACCGGCCTGTTTTCGAGCGAGCCGGTGGAGCTGCGGCTGGCCAAGGCCTTCTCCCGGCCGGGGCGCACCAACGACTTCCGGCAGCTCGCCGCCCGGCTCACGCTGGTGGCGACCGACCTCGACTCGGGCGACGCCGCGCCATTCGGGCAGCCCGGCTGGGACCAGGTGCCGATCTCCCGGGCCGTGCGGGCCAGCTGCGCCCTGCCCGGCCTGTTCCCGCCGGTGGAGATCGACGGCCGCCACTACGTGGACGGCGCGCTGAAGAAGACCCTGCATGCGTCGGTCGCGCTCGAGGACGGCGCGGACCTGCTGCTTTGCCTCAATCCGCTCGTGCCCTTCAACGCGACGGGGAGGGACGCCGCGGCGGGCGCGGCCCCGCAGCGAATCGCCGAAGCCGGCATGCCCACGGTCCTGAGCCAGACCCTGCGCTGCATGATCCATTCGCGCATGGAGCTGGGCATGAAGCACTACGAGCGGGCCTATCCGGGCAGCGACATCGTGCTGGTCGAACCGGACGGCCACGACGCCGAGCTGTACCTGGCCAACACCTTCAGCTACAGCCGGCGCGCGCAGCTGGCCGAGCATGCCTACCAGCAGACGCGCGCCTGGCTGCGCTCGCAGCGCGACGCGCTCGCGCCGAGGCTGGAGCGGCACGGCATCGTGCTGCGGAGCGCAAGGCTCGACGCGCCGCGACGGCTGATCACGCCGCGCCCGCCCACCCGCATCGGCCGCGCGGTGGCGTCCCTGCATGACGCCCTCGACGAACTGGGGTGCGCGCTCGAGGCCGCATGA
- a CDS encoding wax ester/triacylglycerol synthase family O-acyltransferase produces MVTRIRQATQETQPARKRSRKAAAAGEGAPRMARPILGLAGERMTKVDTAWLRMDSPGNLMMILGFWTLRPGIGYEALCERVRERLLKYGRFRQRVDQDLAGASWIEDEGFDIHRHVVRESLPRGQARAQLQKRLGELALQPLDHRHPLWQIHLIEHFEGGSALIMRIHHCIADGVALIAVAMSLADGGQAPPPSAKRQAARDVDDWFSEALIRPLTEMASKALEVAHGGAAKSISLLLDPRKRAEAPKALARLGMQVASDAASLLLMPDDSKTRLKGRAGTVKRVAWCDPLPLVEVKAVGKALGCSINDVLLSCVAGAIGGYLRSLGDRTEGQEIRAMIPVNLRPLEQAHKLGNRFGLVPLSLPIGIENPIERVYEVRRRMNALKGSTQPLLAFALLASAGVLAKGGQDALLNIFNRKTTAVMTNVPGPREKIELLGAGVEQCMFWVPQAGDIGLGISVLSYGGGVQFGVITDASLCPEPQKIIEGFEPEFARLSLVTLMLPWDE; encoded by the coding sequence ATGGTGACCCGCATCCGGCAGGCGACGCAGGAAACGCAGCCCGCGCGCAAGCGAAGCCGCAAGGCGGCCGCGGCCGGTGAGGGCGCGCCGCGGATGGCCCGACCCATCCTGGGCCTGGCCGGCGAGCGCATGACCAAGGTCGACACGGCCTGGCTGCGCATGGACTCGCCGGGCAACCTCATGATGATCCTGGGGTTCTGGACCTTGCGGCCGGGCATTGGCTACGAGGCGCTGTGCGAGCGGGTGCGCGAACGGCTCCTCAAATACGGTCGCTTCCGCCAGCGCGTCGACCAGGACCTGGCCGGCGCCAGCTGGATCGAGGATGAGGGTTTCGACATCCACCGGCATGTGGTGCGCGAGTCGCTGCCGCGAGGCCAGGCGCGCGCCCAGCTGCAAAAGCGCCTGGGCGAACTGGCGCTGCAGCCGCTGGATCACCGGCATCCGCTGTGGCAGATCCACCTGATCGAGCATTTCGAGGGCGGCAGCGCCCTCATCATGCGCATCCACCACTGCATCGCCGACGGCGTCGCGCTGATCGCGGTGGCCATGTCGCTGGCAGATGGCGGGCAGGCGCCGCCACCCTCGGCAAAGCGGCAGGCCGCGCGCGATGTGGACGACTGGTTCTCCGAGGCCTTGATCCGGCCCTTGACCGAGATGGCGTCCAAGGCGCTCGAAGTGGCGCACGGCGGCGCGGCGAAGTCGATATCCCTGCTGCTCGATCCCCGCAAGCGCGCCGAGGCGCCGAAGGCACTGGCGCGCCTGGGCATGCAGGTGGCCAGCGACGCCGCCTCGCTGCTGCTGATGCCCGACGATTCGAAGACGCGCTTGAAGGGCCGGGCCGGCACCGTCAAGCGCGTCGCCTGGTGCGACCCGCTGCCGCTGGTCGAGGTCAAGGCGGTCGGCAAGGCGCTCGGTTGCTCGATCAACGATGTGCTGCTCAGTTGCGTGGCGGGCGCCATCGGCGGCTACCTGCGATCGCTGGGCGATCGCACCGAGGGCCAGGAGATCCGCGCCATGATCCCGGTGAACCTGCGCCCGCTCGAGCAGGCGCACAAGCTGGGCAACCGCTTCGGGCTGGTGCCTTTGTCGCTGCCCATCGGCATTGAGAACCCGATCGAACGCGTCTACGAAGTGCGCCGCCGCATGAACGCGCTCAAGGGCAGCACCCAGCCGCTGCTTGCCTTCGCGCTGCTGGCCTCGGCCGGCGTGCTGGCCAAGGGCGGGCAGGATGCACTGCTCAACATCTTCAACCGCAAGACCACTGCGGTCATGACCAATGTCCCCGGCCCGCGCGAGAAGATCGAGCTGCTGGGCGCCGGGGTGGAGCAGTGCATGTTCTGGGTGCCGCAGGCCGGCGACATCGGCCTGGGCATTTCGGTACTGAGCTACGGCGGCGGCGTGCAGTTCGGCGTGATCACCGACGCGAGCCTGTGCCCGGAGCCGCAGAAGATCATCGAGGGCTTCGAGCCGGAGTTCGCCCGGCTGTCGCTGGTCACCCTGATGCTGCCCTGGGACGAGTGA
- a CDS encoding phasin family protein, which translates to MVKKMHKASDEDSKSSAQFADTIRESAQQIWLAGLGAFSKAQEEGGKVFESLVKEGQSIHRKTQTAAEERFAEASSRMASMASDISSKASGQWDKLENIFEDRVSRALKKLGVPTAKDIDELVARIDELNRNVAKLNAKSHAAKPARAAAPAGGKRTATKRASARKTAP; encoded by the coding sequence ATGGTCAAGAAGATGCACAAGGCAAGCGACGAGGATTCGAAAAGCTCCGCGCAGTTCGCGGACACGATCCGCGAGTCGGCCCAGCAGATCTGGCTGGCCGGCCTGGGCGCGTTTTCCAAGGCCCAGGAAGAAGGCGGCAAGGTGTTCGAGTCGCTGGTGAAGGAGGGGCAATCCATCCACCGCAAGACGCAGACCGCCGCGGAGGAACGATTCGCCGAAGCCTCCAGCCGCATGGCCAGCATGGCCAGCGACATCTCCTCGAAGGCCTCGGGCCAATGGGACAAGCTCGAAAATATCTTCGAGGACCGCGTCTCGCGCGCCCTCAAGAAGCTCGGCGTGCCCACCGCCAAGGACATCGACGAACTGGTGGCGCGCATCGACGAGCTCAACCGCAACGTCGCCAAGCTCAACGCGAAGAGCCATGCCGCCAAGCCGGCGCGGGCCGCGGCGCCGGCCGGCGGCAAGCGCACGGCGACCAAGCGCGCGAGCGCGCGCAAGACCGCCCCGTGA